GCTGAAGACAAATACATGGCGCTTTGTAAAAAAATTGTGGATGGTATAGAGTCCAAATACGGGTTTTCTGAATCTTTTCTTAGGGTTTCTAAATCGGGAACCAAATTGTTTATCGAGATTGACTTTGTAGTTGCCCCGGGAGGTTGGCAGCCCAATTTGGAGGAGCAGGATCTGATTAGGCAGGAGATTTTAGATCAGATGAAGCCGATCACTTTGAAAAAATGGTTGAATGTAGCCTTTACCCTGGACCGAAAGTGGGCCATATAGTAAAAAAACAAAATCTGCCAATTCTCATGCCCTATCTTAATCGAACGAACAGAAAGATAACGGAAATCATTAAATTTCAATTAGAAGGGAATGGATTACATTAATTGGCTGATTTTTTATTACCCTATGCTTCAGATTTTTAGTTGCAAGCCGGATATTGTATAACAAGTCAAATCCTAAAACTTCCCAACAATATGAAAAATAATTCGTCCTAATATGACAAAGGTCATAATTTTTAGGATGTGACCTAAGTAATTTTGATTAACACATAAATCATTTTAAGCGATGAACTACACAGAGAATTACCGAGGAATTAAAATTGATGTCCAAGCGCACCAAGTTGATGTGCCGGTTGGATTGCAGGCCCAGATCAGAAAATCTATAGATAAATTATTGAGGTTCACGCCCACCATCAATGCAGTTGATATTTATTTGAATATCTCTGGTAAAGGGAAAACCGCAGAAAGAATTTTGGGTATGCGGGTTGGAATACCAGGTCCTGATGTTTTTTCTGAAGAAAAAGCCAAGGATAGATGGAATACGATGTTGAGGAGTGTAACTGACAAAAATATCCGTCAATTACAAAAAGGAAAGGATTGATTCTTCTTCACCGTAAAACCAGTAAAGCTTCAGGTCAAAATGGCCTGAAGCTTTTTATTTGCTCTATAAAATTTAATCCACTCTGTGGGGAAATAATCAATACGAAG
This Cecembia calidifontis DNA region includes the following protein-coding sequences:
- a CDS encoding HPF/RaiA family ribosome-associated protein, whose product is MNYTENYRGIKIDVQAHQVDVPVGLQAQIRKSIDKLLRFTPTINAVDIYLNISGKGKTAERILGMRVGIPGPDVFSEEKAKDRWNTMLRSVTDKNIRQLQKGKD